The Carassius carassius chromosome 16, fCarCar2.1, whole genome shotgun sequence genome window below encodes:
- the LOC132160319 gene encoding SLAM family member 9-like, with protein sequence MEGDSVTLFTDLTEIHEDDDIVWTFGSNKSLIAEIRRAAGVYSTFDVPDERFRDRLKLDKQTGSLIITNITTQHTGEYQLELRGAILSSQTYHVSVYARLSVPVISSNSSHCSSSSSSKQNCSLLCSVVNVGHVTLSWYKGNSLLSSISVSDLSISLSLPLEVEYQEKNSYSCVINNPIRNQTTHLDISKLCHTCSDSVHCCGFTETVIRLVLSALVGVASAAVLVYDIRSTRGRRI encoded by the exons atggagggagattctgtcactttATTCACTGATCTTACTGAAATACATGAAGATGATGACATAGTGTGGACCTTTGGATCCAATAAGTCTCTGATAGCTGAAATCAGGAGAGCTGCTGGAGTCTACTCCACATTTGATGTTCCTGacgagagattcagagacagactgaagctggacaaacagactggatctctgataatcacaaacatcacaactcaacaCACTGGAGAATATCAACTAGAGCTACGTGGAGCAATACTATCATCACAAACATATCATGTTTCTGTCTATG CTCGTCTgtctgttcctgtcatcagcagtaactcttcacactgttcttcatcatcatcatcaaagcagaattgttcattgttgtgttcagtggtgaatgtgggtcatgtgactctctcctggtacaaaggaaacagtttattgtccagcatcagtgtgtctgatctcagcatcagtctctctctacctctggaggtggaatatcaggagaaaaacagctacagctgtgtgatcaacaatcccatcagaaaccagaccacacatctggacatcagcaaactctgtcacacatgttcag ACTCTGTCCACTGTTGTGGTTTTACTGAAACTGTGATCCGATTGGTCCTCTCtgctctggtgggcgtggcttcagcagcTGTTCTGGTTTATGACATCAGATCCACAAGAGGACGAAGGATCTGA